The Anguilla anguilla isolate fAngAng1 chromosome 4, fAngAng1.pri, whole genome shotgun sequence genome has a window encoding:
- the LOC118225009 gene encoding nmrA-like family domain-containing protein 1 isoform X2, which produces MERVVVLGAEEEPGCGVALALLQDGGFHVCVAVSDPGSPQAQKLGCAGAQVLPFHLNSTTGLQGALSGAQKCFFATKTDFTKVDPLQSEISQGYLIADACKQHGISHVVFEGGQHVQRRFGFPMRSMDAKACIGDYMAEIGLRKTQVLIPFLYESFLTTFSPKPAGPNLYKIDIPMGETPMDSISLSDVGPVVTAILKNSHRWAGKSCLLSADRLPVQEYAETLTKHLAPRVFQDSRILHNGNDITV; this is translated from the exons ATGGAGCGTGTGGTGGTGCTGGGGGCCGAGGAGGAGCCTGGGTGTGGCGTGGCCCTCGCGCTGCTTCAGGATGGCGGTTTCCACGTGTGCGTAGCTGTATCAGACCCTGGCTCCCCGCAAGCACAGAAGCTGGGGTGCGCTGGAGCACAAGTCCTGCCTTTCCACTTAAACAGCACAACAGGCCTTCAGGGGGCGCTTTCCGGGGCTCAAAAGTGCTTTTTCGCGACCAAAACCGATTTCACCAAGGTGGACCCACTCCAG AGTGAGATCTCACAGGGATATTTGATAGCAGATGCTTGTAAGCAGCATGGCATCAGTCATGTGGTGTTTGAGGGGGGTCAGCACGTGCAGAGACGTTTTGGGTTCCCCATGCGGTCGATGGATGCCAAGGCTTGCATTGGAGACTACATGGCTGAAATCGGCCTGCGAAAAACCCAGGTTCTCATACCCTTCCTGTATGAGAGCTTCCTCACAACATTCTCTCCCAAACCTGCTGGACCAAACCTTTATAAAATTG ACATCCCAATGGGAGAAACACCCATGGACAGCATCAGCCTCAGTGATGTAGGCCCCGTGGTCACGGCTATACTGAAGAACTCGCACAGGTGGGCGGGCAAAAGCTGCCTCCTGTCTGCGGACCGACTGCCAGTCCAGGAGTACGCAGAGACGCTCACTAAGCACCTGGCCCCCAGGGTCTTTCAGGACTCCAGG ATTCTTCACAATGGAAACGATATCACTGTGTGA
- the LOC118225009 gene encoding nmrA-like family domain-containing protein 1 isoform X1: protein MERVVVLGAEEEPGCGVALALLQDGGFHVCVAVSDPGSPQAQKLGCAGAQVLPFHLNSTTGLQGALSGAQKCFFATKTDFTKVDPLQSEISQGYLIADACKQHGISHVVFEGGQHVQRRFGFPMRSMDAKACIGDYMAEIGLRKTQVLIPFLYESFLTTFSPKPAGPNLYKIDIPMGETPMDSISLSDVGPVVTAILKNSHRWAGKSCLLSADRLPVQEYAETLTKHLAPRVFQDSRISQKMFVESYKGEAGQDIGNMFEFWRKDPQRRNAAEMFELLSGTKKFSQWVSANRNSIINALEK from the exons ATGGAGCGTGTGGTGGTGCTGGGGGCCGAGGAGGAGCCTGGGTGTGGCGTGGCCCTCGCGCTGCTTCAGGATGGCGGTTTCCACGTGTGCGTAGCTGTATCAGACCCTGGCTCCCCGCAAGCACAGAAGCTGGGGTGCGCTGGAGCACAAGTCCTGCCTTTCCACTTAAACAGCACAACAGGCCTTCAGGGGGCGCTTTCCGGGGCTCAAAAGTGCTTTTTCGCGACCAAAACCGATTTCACCAAGGTGGACCCACTCCAG AGTGAGATCTCACAGGGATATTTGATAGCAGATGCTTGTAAGCAGCATGGCATCAGTCATGTGGTGTTTGAGGGGGGTCAGCACGTGCAGAGACGTTTTGGGTTCCCCATGCGGTCGATGGATGCCAAGGCTTGCATTGGAGACTACATGGCTGAAATCGGCCTGCGAAAAACCCAGGTTCTCATACCCTTCCTGTATGAGAGCTTCCTCACAACATTCTCTCCCAAACCTGCTGGACCAAACCTTTATAAAATTG ACATCCCAATGGGAGAAACACCCATGGACAGCATCAGCCTCAGTGATGTAGGCCCCGTGGTCACGGCTATACTGAAGAACTCGCACAGGTGGGCGGGCAAAAGCTGCCTCCTGTCTGCGGACCGACTGCCAGTCCAGGAGTACGCAGAGACGCTCACTAAGCACCTGGCCCCCAGGGTCTTTCAGGACTCCAGG atttcacagaaaatgtttgtggAGAGCTACAAGGGAGAAGCTGGGCAGGATATTGGCAACATGTTTGAATTCTGGAGAAAAGACCCTCAGAGGAGAAACGCTGCAGAAATGTTTGAGCTACTTTCAGGCACAAAAAAATTCTCCCAATGGGTCTCGGCAAACAGGAATTCCATCATCAATGCTCTGGAAAAGTGA